A window of the Acetonema longum DSM 6540 genome harbors these coding sequences:
- a CDS encoding metal ABC transporter substrate-binding protein, with protein sequence MLKRWAAVLLCLISAVSFSACSRNNNPVTQPEQGKIKVTVSFNAMKEFAEAVGKDKVEITAMIPAGTEPHDFEPKAQDLVALSSAKVFVYSGMGMEPWAEKAVQAANNANLISVEASRGADAIKNTEPEEIEEHGQYDPHIWLSLKGAELAVKNIKDALVKADPANRDFYEKNCNDYVSQLEGLYKEYNEKFQAVGKKSFVTGHAAFAYLCRDFGLEQNSVEDTFAEGEPTAKQLAELVEYCKKNKVTTIFAEEMASPDVSKTLANEVGAKVETIYTMESNEDDLTYLQRMRHNLSKIYDSLTK encoded by the coding sequence ATGTTGAAAAGGTGGGCGGCAGTGCTGCTGTGCCTGATTTCTGCTGTGAGCTTTTCGGCCTGCAGCCGCAATAATAACCCGGTGACCCAGCCGGAACAAGGCAAGATCAAGGTTACCGTCAGTTTTAACGCCATGAAGGAGTTCGCTGAGGCTGTCGGCAAGGATAAGGTGGAGATCACGGCGATGATCCCCGCCGGTACGGAACCCCATGATTTTGAGCCAAAGGCCCAGGATCTCGTTGCCCTCAGCAGCGCCAAGGTCTTTGTGTACAGCGGGATGGGAATGGAACCATGGGCGGAGAAAGCGGTTCAAGCCGCCAACAATGCGAATCTGATCAGCGTGGAAGCGTCCAGGGGCGCCGATGCAATTAAGAATACCGAACCTGAGGAAATCGAAGAACACGGGCAATATGACCCCCATATCTGGCTCAGCCTGAAGGGGGCTGAACTCGCCGTCAAAAACATCAAGGACGCTTTGGTCAAGGCAGACCCCGCCAATAGAGACTTTTATGAAAAAAACTGCAATGACTACGTCTCCCAACTGGAGGGCCTTTATAAAGAATATAACGAGAAATTCCAGGCTGTGGGGAAAAAGAGTTTTGTAACAGGGCACGCCGCCTTTGCCTATCTCTGCCGGGATTTTGGCTTAGAGCAAAACAGCGTGGAAGACACCTTTGCCGAGGGGGAGCCCACGGCAAAGCAATTGGCCGAGCTCGTAGAATATTGCAAGAAAAATAAAGTAACGACTATTTTTGCCGAAGAAATGGCAAGCCCCGATGTTTCCAAAACGCTGGCCAATGAAGTCGGGGCGAAGGTGGAAACCATCTACACAATGGAGAGCAACGAGGATGATTTGACCTATCTGCAGCGGATGAGGCATAATCTGTCCAAGATTTATGACAGCCTGACCAAGTAA
- a CDS encoding metal ABC transporter ATP-binding protein codes for MIKAEKLFFSYTGSPPYVLDGINLEIRDGEYVSVVGENGSGKSTLMRLLLKFIKPGSGSIVSQAKRIGYVPQKNDFSNSDFPITVYEALDSYRRLLKIKSKATIAENLEQVGMSGFRDALMGTLSGGQSQKILIARALMGNPDLLILDEPSTGVDVTSQKEIYAFLKKINQENGITIVSVEHNLAAAIANSTLIYHLTGGQGHLCTPRQYADEFLKNKAKDDRDDKNDIHA; via the coding sequence ATGATTAAAGCCGAAAAATTATTCTTTTCTTATACGGGTTCGCCGCCGTATGTGCTGGACGGCATCAATCTGGAGATACGTGACGGCGAATATGTATCGGTAGTGGGTGAAAACGGCAGCGGTAAGAGCACGCTGATGCGGCTGCTGCTGAAATTCATAAAACCCGGCAGCGGCAGCATCGTATCTCAGGCGAAGAGAATCGGCTATGTCCCGCAAAAGAATGATTTCTCCAACTCCGATTTCCCCATTACGGTTTATGAGGCGCTGGATTCTTACCGTCGATTATTGAAGATCAAAAGCAAGGCTACGATCGCGGAAAATCTGGAACAGGTCGGAATGTCCGGCTTTAGGGATGCACTGATGGGCACCCTCTCCGGAGGTCAGAGCCAAAAAATACTCATTGCGAGAGCATTGATGGGAAACCCGGATTTGCTGATTCTGGACGAGCCGTCGACCGGGGTGGATGTAACCAGTCAAAAAGAGATTTATGCTTTCTTAAAAAAAATAAACCAGGAAAATGGCATCACCATTGTTTCCGTGGAGCACAATCTGGCCGCCGCCATTGCCAACTCCACACTGATTTACCATCTGACGGGCGGGCAGGGGCATCTCTGCACTCCGCGGCAATATGCCGATGAGTTTTTGAAAAACAAGGCAAAAGATGATAGGGATGATAAGAATGATATCCATGCTTAG
- a CDS encoding Fur family transcriptional regulator has product MKEGQNNWPAGIKRTRQRESMLSILNNSEKPLSAADICTKMERSGGSAWLSTVYRTLELFVKKGVVIKTNVMNHEMAVYELNRFKHKHYAVCMNCRKIIAIDNCPMEKFIPQLADEDFRVMGHNLEIFGFCKDCDPP; this is encoded by the coding sequence ATGAAAGAGGGGCAGAACAACTGGCCTGCGGGAATAAAGCGAACCAGGCAGCGGGAAAGTATGCTCTCGATATTGAACAACTCTGAAAAACCGCTAAGCGCAGCGGATATATGCACAAAGATGGAAAGAAGCGGCGGTTCCGCCTGGTTGTCCACCGTCTACCGCACATTGGAGCTTTTCGTGAAAAAAGGCGTAGTGATTAAAACCAACGTGATGAATCATGAAATGGCGGTGTACGAACTCAATCGTTTTAAGCATAAACATTATGCCGTCTGCATGAATTGCCGCAAGATCATAGCCATAGACAACTGCCCGATGGAGAAATTTATACCCCAGCTCGCAGATGAGGACTTTCGTGTAATGGGTCATAATCTTGAGATATTTGGCTTCTGCAAGGATTGTGATCCGCCATGA
- a CDS encoding methyl-accepting chemotaxis protein, protein MKKRLITVLLLVSSIPLLIASVLSYFMFESKVIDDYNKASLEKAASIQNDVHYFINRNMDALRILSKHRTVIGMDPAAIRPVLVQVAQDYTDMIFLVDNLGGQQIARSDDLKFANVADRAFFKKAVSGQEAISEIVISRTTKLPTIAPAVPIKNDAGTVVGVIQGSLGLHKIDAFVKERSVNGSVVFIVAQDGRILAHPDSNLKPEEKDLSSIDYIRQGLAGQSGTVETENRNGQKVLVHYVFDRDNGWLICIETPYEVLLAQTRGILYNMLLLLAVTMLLAAIAGYCIAGRIVNPVTALVSRFKEVAGGNLTVDEVRVNSQDEIGQLGAAFNAMLVNLRNIVRQVARSAEQVAASSQQLTASANESAQATNQVAGIVTDLAQRLDAQIDSVRNTSHVADAIGSEVRQVARDTASVADSSDKTAKASIDGETAVDAAISQMDNIKTVVTDSARAVGKLGERSKEIGQIIDTISNIAGQTNLLALNAAIEAARAGEQGKGFAVVAEEVRKLAEQSQEAAKKIGSLVGEIQSETDAAVDVMTAGVQAVQVGTEVVSRAGSAFSEISGLIQEVSRQVTATTGVVQQTAQGSEKIVASVQNIEEICRAIHDQSQMVSATTEEQSAAAEEIAASSQSLAKLAEELRQAVGKFRM, encoded by the coding sequence ATGAAAAAACGCTTAATCACTGTACTTTTGTTGGTAAGCTCTATTCCATTACTTATTGCGTCGGTGCTTTCCTATTTTATGTTTGAATCCAAAGTGATTGACGACTACAATAAAGCGAGCCTGGAAAAAGCGGCATCCATTCAAAATGATGTGCATTATTTTATCAACCGGAATATGGATGCGCTGCGCATACTGTCCAAGCACCGGACCGTTATCGGTATGGACCCGGCGGCTATCAGACCTGTTTTGGTGCAGGTGGCGCAAGATTATACGGACATGATTTTCCTCGTCGATAATCTGGGCGGTCAGCAGATTGCCCGCAGCGACGATTTGAAATTCGCTAACGTGGCGGACAGGGCTTTTTTTAAAAAAGCGGTCAGCGGGCAGGAAGCCATCTCGGAAATCGTCATCAGCCGGACGACAAAATTGCCGACTATCGCCCCTGCCGTTCCGATCAAAAATGACGCCGGAACAGTGGTCGGGGTTATTCAGGGATCTCTGGGGCTTCATAAGATAGATGCCTTTGTAAAGGAACGTTCTGTTAACGGCAGCGTCGTATTCATTGTTGCCCAGGACGGCCGGATTCTCGCCCATCCGGACAGCAATCTCAAACCGGAAGAGAAAGATCTGAGCAGCATCGATTATATCCGTCAGGGCCTTGCCGGCCAAAGCGGCACTGTCGAGACGGAAAACCGCAATGGCCAGAAAGTGCTGGTCCACTATGTGTTTGACCGGGACAACGGCTGGCTGATTTGTATCGAGACGCCGTATGAAGTTCTGCTGGCCCAAACCAGAGGAATCCTGTACAACATGTTGCTGTTGCTGGCTGTGACAATGCTGTTAGCGGCAATAGCGGGTTATTGTATTGCCGGCAGAATTGTTAACCCGGTAACGGCTCTGGTCAGCCGGTTTAAAGAAGTAGCCGGCGGCAACCTGACCGTGGACGAGGTCAGAGTGAACTCACAGGATGAAATCGGTCAACTGGGCGCGGCTTTCAATGCGATGCTGGTCAATTTAAGAAATATTGTGCGGCAGGTTGCCAGGTCCGCCGAGCAGGTCGCCGCTTCCAGCCAGCAGCTGACAGCCAGTGCCAATGAGTCGGCTCAGGCAACAAACCAGGTGGCGGGAATTGTGACGGATCTTGCTCAGAGACTGGATGCCCAAATAGATTCGGTGCGGAACACTTCCCATGTGGCGGATGCCATTGGTTCGGAAGTGCGGCAAGTTGCCCGGGATACTGCCTCAGTGGCCGACAGTTCGGATAAAACGGCAAAAGCTTCCATCGACGGAGAGACGGCCGTCGATGCTGCCATCAGTCAGATGGACAATATTAAAACGGTTGTTACGGATTCAGCCCGGGCGGTGGGCAAGTTGGGAGAGCGTTCCAAAGAAATCGGGCAAATCATTGATACGATTTCCAATATAGCCGGTCAAACCAACCTGCTTGCTTTAAACGCCGCGATTGAGGCGGCCAGAGCAGGCGAGCAGGGAAAAGGGTTTGCCGTAGTAGCGGAAGAAGTCCGGAAATTAGCGGAGCAGTCACAGGAAGCAGCCAAGAAGATCGGATCTTTGGTCGGAGAAATTCAAAGCGAGACAGATGCTGCCGTCGATGTTATGACCGCAGGGGTGCAGGCCGTGCAGGTGGGCACGGAGGTGGTGTCCAGGGCTGGTTCTGCCTTTTCCGAAATATCGGGGCTCATTCAAGAGGTTTCCCGTCAGGTTACCGCAACGACCGGGGTCGTACAGCAGACGGCTCAGGGCAGTGAAAAGATCGTTGCCTCCGTGCAGAATATCGAGGAAATTTGCCGGGCGATTCACGATCAGTCCCAGATGGTTTCCGCGACAACGGAAGAACAGTCGGCTGCCGCGGAGGAAATTGCTGCATCCAGCCAGTCACTGGCCAAGCTGGCCGAGGAACTGCGGCAGGCTGTCGGCAAATTTAGAATGTAG